Proteins co-encoded in one Prunus persica cultivar Lovell chromosome G6, Prunus_persica_NCBIv2, whole genome shotgun sequence genomic window:
- the LOC18772080 gene encoding KH domain-containing protein At3g08620, whose protein sequence is MSGSYAQNFSPARALSPHLRTPPDVDSQYLTELLAEHQKLGPFAQVVPICGRLLNQEIIRVSGMMPNQGFSDFDRMQRGSPSPIGSDIMPNYRGSGLGGWNGRPHDRLGGPQGMNMEWQVAPSSPSSYIVKRILRLDIPVDSFPNFNFVGRLLGPRGNSLKRVEASTGCRVYIRGKCSIRDIDKEESLRGRPGYEHLNDPLHIIIEAELPANIVDMRLRQAKQIIEELLKPMDESQDHYKREQLRELAMLKSNLREESPQPYGSVSPFTSSGMKRAKTGL, encoded by the exons ATGTCAGGTTCTTATGCTCAGAATTTCTCACCGGCGAGAGCGCTCTCTCCGCACCTAAGAACCCCGCCCGATGTGGATAGCCAGTACTTGACTGAGCTGTTGGCGGAGCACCAAAAGCTTGGACCTTTCGCGCAGGTCGTCCCCATATGCGGCCGACTCTTGAATCAAG AGATAATACGGGTTTCTGGAATGATGCCCAACCAAGGGTTTAGTGACTTTGACAGAATGCAACGTGGAAGCCCTAGCCCCATTGGTTCAGACATAATGCCAAACTATAGAGGGTCAGGCCTAGGTGGCTGGAACGGCCGACCTCACGAT AGATTAGGTGGTCCACAAGGGATGAATATGGAATGGCAAGTCGCACCATCAAGCCCAAGTTCCTACATTGTGAAGAGGATATTGCGCTTGGATATTCCAGTAGATAGCTTTCCAAAT TTCAATTTTGTGGGCCGGCTTCTGGGTCCTAGAGGCAATTCACTAAAGAGGGTGGAAGCTTCTACAGGCTGTCGTGTATACATAAGAGGAAAATGTTCAATAAGAGATATTGACAAG GAGGAATCTTTGAGAGGAAGACCAGGTTATGAACATCTGAATGATCCGCTGCACATTATAATTGAGGCTGAATTACCTGCTAATATTGTTGATATGCGGTTGAGACAGGCAAAACAAATCATAGAAGAACTTCTCAAACCGATG GACGAGTCACAAGACCACTACAAGAGGGAACAGCTGAGAGAACTAGCTATGCTAAAATCCAATCTAAGAGAAGAGAGTCCTCAACCATATGGTAGTGTATCTCCTTTCACTTCAAGTGGGATGAAGCGTGCCAAAACTGGTCTGTAA
- the LOC18773254 gene encoding cytochrome b-c1 complex subunit 8, whose translation MGKQPVRMKAVVYALSPFQQKVMPGLWKDLPTKIHHKISENWISATLLLGPLVGVYSYVQSYQEKEKLEHRY comes from the exons ATGGGGAAGCAGCCGGTGAGGATGAAGGCAGTGGTGTACGCGCTGTCACCGTTTCAGCAGAAGGTGATGCCTGGTCTCTGGAAAGATCTGCCGACGAAGATCCACCACAAGATCTCCGAGAACTGGATCAGCGCCACCCTCCTTCTCGGCCCACTCGTCGGCGTCTACTC GTATGTTCAGAGCTACCAGGAAAAGGAGAAGTTGGAGCACAGGTACTGA
- the LOC18772689 gene encoding uncharacterized protein LOC18772689: MWEGSEVVGGRRKSARISALNEVKRNNEFSKSGDNVVGENGQNQAHVTARAAASAAKRGRKRKRLKDVGLSSQQDGEDQEQEDSSIMNDEAENLSSDEQVPQKRIFEFILDMLQRRDVFGIFAQPVDPQQVRSYYSIIKEPMDFGTMRAKLHEGMYNNLEEFEHDAILVSKNAMHFNSSATVYHFQAQRLQELVEELFRDLKTDPERFLLENSLKRRCADRKPQSEARGLCRKQATPGSVRRRKTDSNPGLRDGRNSNLVETQRRQTYWRPSNDDESLFSTVCNAPKSLFHIDAGFGYRESLMRFIKDLGPTAQMIAQRKLESLIEAPNCQSQTTTPVQTPNDPTSTLSAPGVPGHPAVVNTGQTTQMQHNSVYNFPRDANVSYFHGDASARRYAPARAGICINEGAYKGNMIVPGTSRLGMESNLNDPKGKMILQVAEGKDTYNKALHEQMSIDINKNMNIPGLTTGIGLQGSNMEGRAPQNQNSKVRLESYIRVVRDLSSPGTSNNSIKFRTVDMLAKPNNLGNQLLQQAQLSRTAYHSNQSRLLEIMSRSNTYLRPSSFMPSPAPKLPSLSQGQTSFNDFGSKLNNNYAASSAQAGHLSQLNNYAASSAQAGQLSSLNNYVANSAQAGQLAQWNHPGTARSMQEIGSFPSMKVKLGEDHRPLANGMFMRKEQELVSSAQGIMKPPLYNEIGTHERATTHQWYQEEPTSPSFISLLEDSQQPNLALQL; this comes from the exons ATGTGGGAGGGAAGTGAAGTAGTTGGAGGGAGAAGGAAGAGTGCCCGAATATCAGCATTGAATGAGGTGAAGAGGAACAATGAATTCTCCAAATCCGGTGACAACGTCGTTGGCGAGAATGGTCAGAATCAGGCTCATGTTACAGCAAGAGCAgcagcttctgctgccaagagaGGCCGCAAGCGCAAAAGACTTAAAGATGTTGGCCTATCATCTCAACAG GATGGTGAAGACCAAGAACAAGAAGACAGTTCGATCATGAACG ATGAAGCAGAAAATCTGTCATCTGATGAGCAAGTGCCACAAAAACGCATATTTGAGTTCATCCTTGATATGCTGCAAAG GAGAGACGTATTTGGAATATTTGCACAGCCTGTTGACCCTCAACAG GTGAGGTCCTATTACTCAATTATCAAAGAGCCAATGGATTTTGGCACCATGAGGGCAAAACTACATGAAGGAATGTACAACAACTTGGAAGAATTTGAG CATGATGCGATTCTGGTATCCAAAAATGCAATGCACTTCAACTCATCAGCCACCGTATATCACTTCCAG GCTCAGCGCTTACAAGAACTAGTTGAGGAGCTTTTCAGGGATCTGAAAACAGATCCTGAACGTTTTCTGTTAGAAAACTCGCTGAAAAGAAGATGCGCTGATAGGAAGCCCCAAAGTGAAGCCAGAGGTTTATGCAGAAAGCAAGCTACGCCAGGCAGtgtcagaagaagaaaaacagatTCGAACCCTG GATTGAGAGATGGTAGGAATTCAAATTTAGTCGAAACTCAGCGGCGTCAAACTTATTGGAGGCCTTCCAATGACGATGAATCTTTATTCTCAACTGTCTGCAATGCCCCCAAATCACTTTTTCAT ATTGATGCTGGTTTTGGATATAGAGAAAGTCTCATGCGGTTTATTAAAGATTTGGGGCCAACAGCTCAAATGATTGCCCAGAGAAAGTTAGAAAGTCTTATTGAAGCTCCAAATTGCCAGTCTCAGACAACCACTCCAGTCCAGACCCCAAATGATCCGACTTCCACCCTATCTGCCCCAGGGGTACCTGGTCATCCTGCTGTTGTTAATACCGGCCAAACGACTCAAATGCAACATAATTCCGTATATAACTTCCCAAGGGATGCTAATGTTTCATATTTTCATGGTGATGCTTCTGCACGAAGATATGCCCCGGCCAGAGCTGGCATATGCATCAATGAGGGTGCTTACAAGGGAAATATGATTGTTCCTGGCACATCCAGATTAGGCATGGAAAGCAATCTCAATGACccaaaagggaaaatgatTCTTCAGGTAGCCGAGGGAAAAGACACTTATAACAAAGCTTTGCATGAACAGATGTCCATTGATATTAACAAAAACATGAACATCCCTGGTCTTACCACTGGCATAGGACTTCAGGGAAGTAACATGGAAGGCAGAGCtcctcaaaatcaaaacagcAAGGTTCGGTTAGAATCGTATATTCGTGTCGTTAGAGATTTGAGTAGTCCTGGGACCTCAAACAACAGCATAAAGTTTAGGACTGTGGATATGTTAGCCAAACCTAACAATCTAGGAAACCAGCTGCTTCAGCAAGCTCAGTTGTCTAGAACAGCATATCACTCTAATCAGTCAAGGCTGCTAGAGATCATGTCTAGAAGCAACACCTATTTGAGGCCATCATCTTTCATGCCTTCACCAGCTCCAAAGTTGCCAAGTTTGAGTCAGGGACAAACTTCCTTTAATGATTTTGGCTCAAAACTGAATAACAATTATGCAGCTAGCTCGGCACAGGCAGGTCATCTTTCTCAACTAAATAACTATGCAGCAAGCTCAGCACAGGCAGGTCAGCTATCTTCACTGAATAACTATGTAGCTAACTCTGCACAGGCAGGTCAGCTGGCTCAATGGAACCATCCCGGTACAGCGCGAAGTATGCAAGAAATCGGTAGTTTTCCAAGTATGAAAGTGAAGCTTGGTGAGGATCACAGGCCATTGGCAAATGGTATGTTTATGAGGAAAGAACAAGAGCTTGTGTCATCAGCTCAGGGAATAATGAAGCCCCCATTGTACAATGAAATTGGCACCCATGAAAGAGCTACAACTCATCAATGGTACCAAGAGGAGCCTACTTCTCCATCTTTTATATCTTTGCTGGAGGACTCTCAGCAGCCTAACTTGGCTCTGCAGCTGTGA
- the LOC18772646 gene encoding uncharacterized protein LOC18772646 isoform X2: MAYRRRQQVPSSSSSTSSPSFRFEEEDEKSRYPLPPPQSDDSLAAKAIRASSAHRDSSLSSAYAARGAQPAVNASSPSRFSNPPTTTTTASSSPSQPHEYTSIKNLNESKHGFWGVLARKAKAILDDDEDNAAENYDSPGRTRVDMPSTPTRGKYRDPNQHVESRGRTDNPTLQKGLGAFTSSLSYISGTIGTALEEGRTIVENRTADIIQETRKHIKKKASGSAQDQAQKPQTQADLELQLKASRDVAMAMAAKAKLLLRELKTVKADFAFAKERCAQLEEENKILRENRERGDSPEDDDLIRLQLETLLAEKARLAHENSVYARENRFLREVVEYHQLTMQDVVYLDEGTEEVTEVYPIKVIPSYSSPASEVRGVSQNSSQ; encoded by the exons ATGGCTTACAGGAGGAGGCAGCAGGTGCCATCATCTTCGTCATCAACATCAAGCCCAAGCTTTcgatttgaagaagaagacgaaaaATCTCGGTACCCACTGCCTCCGCCGCAGTCCGATGATTCGCTTGCGGCCAAAGCTATTCGAGCCTCTTCGGCACACCGCgactcttctctctcctctgctTATGCCGCTCGCGGTGCTCAGCCTGCTGTCAACGCCTCGTCACCTTCCCGATTTTCCAACCcccccaccaccacaaccactgCGTCGTCTTCTCCCTCACAG CCACATGAGTATACATCAATAAAAAACTTGAATGAATCCAAACATGGGTTTTGGGGTGTACTTGCTAGAAAAGCCAAAGCCATTCTCGACGACGACGAGGATAATGCAGCTGAAAATTATGATTCTCCTGGAAGAACAAGGGTGGACATGCCTTCTACACCAACAAGGGGTAAG TATCGTGATCCAAACCAACATGTTGAGAGCCGTGGAAGGACAGACAATCCGACTTTACAGAAGGGGTTGGGTGCATTCACATCATCCCTTAGTTATATTAGTGGAACCATTGGGACTGCCTTGGAG GAAGGTCGTACGATTGTTGAGAACCGGACTGCAGACATCATTCAAGAAACTCGTAAGCATATCAAGAAAAAGGCCAGTGGTTCTGCACAGGATCAGGCACAAAAACCTCAGACGCAAGCTGACCTCGAACTTCAATTGAAGGCATCTCGCGAC GTTGCAATGGCAATGGCTGCCAAGGCAAAACTTCTTCTTCGGGAGTTGAAGACTGTCAAAGCAGATTTTGCTTTTGCAAAGGAGCGATGTGCTCAGttggaggaagaaaacaaaatccttcGAGAGAATCGTGAAAGGGGAGACAGCCCTGAAGATGATGATTtg ATACGGCTGCAATTGGAAACACTtttggcagagaaagcaagaTTGGCACATGAAAATTCAGTTTACGCACGTGAAAATCGCTTCCTAAGGGAGGTTGTCGAATATCACCAGCTTACCATGCAGGATGTTGTTTACTTGGATGAGGGAACTGAAGAAGTCACTGAAGTTTATCCCATTAAG GTCATCCCTTCTTATTCTTCACCAGCATCAGAAGTCCGGGGAGTTTCCCAAAATTCTTCCCAATGA
- the LOC18772646 gene encoding uncharacterized protein LOC18772646 isoform X1 encodes MAYRRRQQVPSSSSSTSSPSFRFEEEDEKSRYPLPPPQSDDSLAAKAIRASSAHRDSSLSSAYAARGAQPAVNASSPSRFSNPPTTTTTASSSPSQPHEYTSIKNLNESKHGFWGVLARKAKAILDDDEDNAAENYDSPGRTRVDMPSTPTRGKQYRDPNQHVESRGRTDNPTLQKGLGAFTSSLSYISGTIGTALEEGRTIVENRTADIIQETRKHIKKKASGSAQDQAQKPQTQADLELQLKASRDVAMAMAAKAKLLLRELKTVKADFAFAKERCAQLEEENKILRENRERGDSPEDDDLIRLQLETLLAEKARLAHENSVYARENRFLREVVEYHQLTMQDVVYLDEGTEEVTEVYPIKVIPSYSSPASEVRGVSQNSSQ; translated from the exons ATGGCTTACAGGAGGAGGCAGCAGGTGCCATCATCTTCGTCATCAACATCAAGCCCAAGCTTTcgatttgaagaagaagacgaaaaATCTCGGTACCCACTGCCTCCGCCGCAGTCCGATGATTCGCTTGCGGCCAAAGCTATTCGAGCCTCTTCGGCACACCGCgactcttctctctcctctgctTATGCCGCTCGCGGTGCTCAGCCTGCTGTCAACGCCTCGTCACCTTCCCGATTTTCCAACCcccccaccaccacaaccactgCGTCGTCTTCTCCCTCACAG CCACATGAGTATACATCAATAAAAAACTTGAATGAATCCAAACATGGGTTTTGGGGTGTACTTGCTAGAAAAGCCAAAGCCATTCTCGACGACGACGAGGATAATGCAGCTGAAAATTATGATTCTCCTGGAAGAACAAGGGTGGACATGCCTTCTACACCAACAAGGGGTAAG CAGTATCGTGATCCAAACCAACATGTTGAGAGCCGTGGAAGGACAGACAATCCGACTTTACAGAAGGGGTTGGGTGCATTCACATCATCCCTTAGTTATATTAGTGGAACCATTGGGACTGCCTTGGAG GAAGGTCGTACGATTGTTGAGAACCGGACTGCAGACATCATTCAAGAAACTCGTAAGCATATCAAGAAAAAGGCCAGTGGTTCTGCACAGGATCAGGCACAAAAACCTCAGACGCAAGCTGACCTCGAACTTCAATTGAAGGCATCTCGCGAC GTTGCAATGGCAATGGCTGCCAAGGCAAAACTTCTTCTTCGGGAGTTGAAGACTGTCAAAGCAGATTTTGCTTTTGCAAAGGAGCGATGTGCTCAGttggaggaagaaaacaaaatccttcGAGAGAATCGTGAAAGGGGAGACAGCCCTGAAGATGATGATTtg ATACGGCTGCAATTGGAAACACTtttggcagagaaagcaagaTTGGCACATGAAAATTCAGTTTACGCACGTGAAAATCGCTTCCTAAGGGAGGTTGTCGAATATCACCAGCTTACCATGCAGGATGTTGTTTACTTGGATGAGGGAACTGAAGAAGTCACTGAAGTTTATCCCATTAAG GTCATCCCTTCTTATTCTTCACCAGCATCAGAAGTCCGGGGAGTTTCCCAAAATTCTTCCCAATGA